Proteins co-encoded in one Nicotiana sylvestris chromosome 7, ASM39365v2, whole genome shotgun sequence genomic window:
- the LOC138873306 gene encoding uncharacterized protein: MAMKSLAENRDSLFLELKQSEYTRKDLVAIITDQKNAIETLRKEKSNLLAEAADQREQIVEPLTKSKHENPERGKEIVSEEYVRHEDEVKALRCRMSAEIEKNELLQANLEKGGSVSFGNGKKGYILGVGKVRKSLTHFIVNLCYVNGLKYSLMSVSQICDKGNKVAFLSKICTVTDLVIGEIVLVAKRYKKIYVADIESLQSGDLSCLKPVDDDSKLWHRRLGHARFSLLKKLIQKDLVHGLPMSQFKTQKVYDAYARGKHVKSSF, encoded by the exons ATGGCAATGaagag TCTTGCGGAGAATAGGGATTCCTTGTTCTTAGAACTAAAACAATCTGAATATACTAGGAAAGACTTAGTGGCTATAATTACTGATCAAAAGAATGCCATTGAAACtcttagaaaagaaaagagtaatCTATTGGCAGAAGCTGCTGACCAAAGGGAACAAATAGTAGAGCCTTTGACTAAGTCAAAACATGAAAACCCTGAAAGAGGAAAGGAGATAGTTAGTGAGGAGTATGTTAGGCATGAAGATGAGGTGAAGGCCTTGAGATGTAGGATGAGcgctgaaattgagaaaaatgaGCTCCTCCAAGCCAATCTAGAAAAA ggagggagtgtatcctttggcaatggcaaaaaggggtacattcttggagttggaaaagttagGAAGTCACTCACTCACTTTATTGTAAATCTGTGCTATGTCAATGGACTTAAGTATAGTCTCATGAGTGTCTCTCAAATTTGCGATAAGGGAAACAAGGTGgcgttcttgtccaaaatatgtacagtcactgaCCTTGTGATTGGTGAAATAGTCctggtggccaaaagatacaagaaaatCTATGTTGCTGATATTGAATCTTTAcagagtggtgatctgagttgtctgaagCCGGTTGACGATGATTCTAAACTATGGCACAGAAGACTGGGTCATGCAAGGTTCTCTCTTCTGAagaaactaattcagaaggacctggtccatggtttgcctatgtcacaattcaaaactcaaaaagtcTACGATGCCTatgctagaggaaaacatgtaaAGTCCTCCTTTTAA